AATCGCCACAATGGCAGCTACGAAACCTTCCGTCGCTGGACTGTCGTAGACGACGAGCACTTCGAGGATCCGGCCCATCAGTTGGCATTGGATCAGGCTCAGGCGCGTAATCCCGACGCCAAGCTTGGTGATGTGTTCGAAGAGAAGATCGAGTCCATCGAGTTCGGCCGTATTGCGGCGCAGACCGCCAAGCAGGTCATCGTGCAGAAAGTGCGTGAGGCCGAGCGTGCGCAGGTGGTAGAAGCCTATCGTGATCGTCTGGGTGAGATCATCTCCGGTACGGTCAAGAAAGTGACCCGCGATAGCGTTATCGTCGACCTCGGCAATAACGCCGAAGCGTTGCTGGCTCGCGAAGACATCATTGCGCGTGAAACCTTCCGCGTCGGTGCCCGGGTTCGCGCGCTGCTCAAGGAAATTCGCACCGAGAACCGCGGCCCGCAGCTGATCCTGTCGCGTACTGCGCCGCAGATGCTGATCGAGCTGTTCCGCATAGAAGTGCCAGAAATCGCCGAAGGCCTTATCGAGGTCATGGGCGCGTCGCGTGATCCGGGGTCGCGGGCCAAGATCGCTGTCCGTTCGAAAGACAAACGCATCGATCCGCAGGGCGCGTGCATCGGCATGCGCGGTTCGCGGGTTCAGGCCGTCTCTGGCGAAATTGGCGGCGAACGCGTCGATATCGTCCTGTGGGATGAAAACCCGGCCCAGTTCGTCATCAATGCGATGGCTCCGGCTGAAGTGGCCGCGATCATCGTCGACGAAGACGCTCATGCCATGGATATCGCGGTTGCCGAAGACAATCTGGCGCAGGCGATCGGCCGTGGCGGTCAGAACGTGCGCCTGGCCAGTCAGCTTACCGGTTGGACGCTCAACGTCATGACCGAAGCGGACATCCAGGCCAAGCAGCAAGAGGAAGCCGGCGACATCCTGCGCAACTTCATCGATGAGCTGGATGTTGATGAGGAGCTGGCGCAGGTGCTGGTGGAAGAGGGCTTCACCTCCCTCGAAGAGATTGCCTATGTCCCCATGGAGGAAATGCTTGGCATCGAAGGCTTCGACGAAGACATCGTCAATGAGCTGCGTACGCGGGCCAAGGATCGCCTGCTGACCAAGGCCATTGCCAACGAGGAGAAGCTTGCGGATGCCCAGCCGGCTGAAGATCTGCTGGCACTCGATGGCATGGATAAAGAACTGGCGGTCGAGTTGGCCGTGCGGGGCGTCATCACCCGCGAAGACCTGGCCGAGCAGTCGATAGACGACCTGCTCGACATAGACGGCATCGATGAAGAGCGTGCCGGCAAGCTGATCATGGCCGCCCGAGCCCATTGGTTCGAGTAAGTAATTAGCGGCCTGAGGAGAGAAATGCATGACGCAAGTCACGGTGAAAGAACTGGCCCAGGTGGTCGCCACACCGGTCGAGCGACTGCTTCAGCAGATGCGTGAGGCAGGACTGTCGCACACCAGCGCCGAGCAAGTAGTGACCGATAACGAGAAACAGGCCCTGTTGGCCCATTTGAAAAGCAGCCACGGGGCGAAAGTGGACGAGCCGCGCAAGATCACCTTGCAGCGCAAGACCACCACCAAGCTCAAGGTTGGCGGCAGCAAGACCATCAGCGTTGAAGTGCGCAAGAAGAAGACCTTCGTCAAGCGCAGCGCCGAGGAAATCGAAGCTGAACAGCGTCGCGAAGCCGAGGAGCAACGCGCGGCTGAAGAAGCTGCTCGTCTGAAGGCCGAGCAGGAAGCGCGCGAGCGTGCCGAAGAAGAGGCACGCCGTCAGGCCGAGTCGGCCAAGCCTCAGAGCGAGGCGCCTGCGCCGGCAGCTGTTGAGCCGGCGGTGAGCGCCGAACCTGCGCCGGTTGCGGTCGAGCCTGTAGCTCCTGCGCCAGAGCGTAAGAAGGAAGAGCCGCGGCGTGTCGAGAAGCCACGTAGTGATGACGACGAGCGTCGTGATCGCAAGCATGCGCAGCATCGTCCTTCGCTCAAGACCAAGGCTCCGCTGGCGCGTACCGTACGTACCGGTGAGGACGAGGCCGATGGTTTCCGTCGCGGCGGCCGCGGCAAGTCCAAGCTCAAGAAGCGTAATCAGCATGGGTTCCAGAGCCCAACAGGACCTGTAGTGCGCGAAGTGTCGATCGGCGAAACCATCACCGTGGCCGAGCTGGCCCAGCAGATGTCGGTTAAAGCGGCCGAAGTCATCAAGTTCATGTTCAAGATGGGTTCGCCTGTCACCATCAACCAGGTGCTTGATCAGGAAACCGCGCAGCTGGTTGCCGAGGAACTCGGTCACAAGGTCAAGCTGGTCAGCGACAACGCTCTGGAAGAGCAACTGGCCGAATTGTTGAAGTTCGAAGGCGAGTCGGTCTCGCGTGCACCGGTCGTGACCGTGATGGGTCACGTCGACCATGGCAAGACCTCGCTGCTCGACTACATCCGTCGCGCCAAGGTGGCTGTCGGCGAAGCCGGCGGTATCACCCAGCACATCGGTGCCTATCACGTCGAAACCGAGCGTGGCATGGTCACCTTCCTCGACACCCCCGGCCACGCGGCGTTTACCGCCATGCGTGCTCGTGGTGCCAAGGCCACCGATATCGTGATCCTGGTGGTCGCAGCGGATGACGGCGTGATGCCGCAGACCCAGGAAGCCGTTCAGCACGCCAAGGCTGCCGGTGTTCCGATCGTGGTCGCGGTGAACAAGATCGACAAGCCGGATGCCAATCCGGACAACATCAAGAACGGCCTGGCTGCGCTCGACGTGATTCCGGAAGAGTGGGGCGGCGACACACCGTTCATTCCGGTCTCCGCGAAGATGGGTACCGGCGTCGACGAACTGCTCGAAGCCGTTTTGCTGCAGGCCGAGCTCCTCGAGCTCAAGGCAACGCCGTCTGCGCCTGGTCGCGGTGTAGTGGTCGAGTCGCGCCTGGACAAGGGCCGCGGTCCGGTCGCTACCGTGCTGGTTCAGGACGGTACCCTGCGTCAGGGCGACATGGTCCTGTGCGGCGTCAACTTCGGCCGCGTGCGCGCCATGCTCGATGAGAACGGCAAGCCGGTGAAGGAAGCCGGTCCGGCGATTCCGGTCGAGATTCTCGGTCTGGACGGTACCCCGGAAGCCGGTGACGACTTGACGGTGGTTGCCGACGAGAAGAAGGCTCGTGAAGTTGCGTTGTTCCGCCAGGGCAAGTTCCGCGAAGTGAAACTGGCTCGTGCTCATGCCGGCAAGCTGGAAAACATCTTCGAGACCATGGGGCAGGACGAGAAGAAGACGCTCAACATCGTGCTCAAGGCGGACGTACGCGGCTCGCTCGAAGCACTGCAGGGCTCTCTCAACGGCCTGGGCAACGACGAAGTGCAGGTTCGTGTGGTCGGCGGCGGTGTCGGTGGTATCACCGAATCCGATGCCAACCTCGCACTGGCCTCCAACGCTGTGCTGTTCGGCTTCAACGTCCGGGCTGATGCGGGTGCGCGCAAGATCGTCGAGGCCGAAGGTCTGGACATGCGCTACTACAACGTCATTTACGACATCATCGAGGACGTCAAGAAGGCGCTCACCGGTATGCTCGGCAGCGACGTTCGCGAGAATATCCTCGGTATCGCCGAAGTTCGTGATGTGTTCCGCTCGCCGAAGTTCGGCGCCATCGCCGGTTGCATGGTCACCGAAGGCATGGTGCACCGCAATCGTCCGATCCGGGTGCTGCGCGACGATGTCGTCATCTTCGAAGGCGAGCTGGAATCGCTGCGCCGCTTCAAGGATGACGTCGCAGAAGTCCGCGCCGGCATGGAGTGTGGTATCGGCGTGAAGAGCTACAACGACGTCAAGGTCGGCGACAAGATCGAAGTGTTCGAGAAGGTCGAAGTGGCGCGTTCGCTCTGACGAGCAGCGGTAAGCCTCAAGCGGCAAGCTTCAAGAGGTGGCCTGGCCCACCGATTGAGCTTGCCGTTTGGCTTTTCGGTATTTTTTCGCTTGAAGCTTAGCGCTTGAA
This DNA window, taken from Pseudomonas sp. FeN3W, encodes the following:
- the nusA gene encoding transcription termination factor NusA: MSKEVLLVVESVSNEKGVPASVIFEALELALATATKKRYEDEVDLRVEINRHNGSYETFRRWTVVDDEHFEDPAHQLALDQAQARNPDAKLGDVFEEKIESIEFGRIAAQTAKQVIVQKVREAERAQVVEAYRDRLGEIISGTVKKVTRDSVIVDLGNNAEALLAREDIIARETFRVGARVRALLKEIRTENRGPQLILSRTAPQMLIELFRIEVPEIAEGLIEVMGASRDPGSRAKIAVRSKDKRIDPQGACIGMRGSRVQAVSGEIGGERVDIVLWDENPAQFVINAMAPAEVAAIIVDEDAHAMDIAVAEDNLAQAIGRGGQNVRLASQLTGWTLNVMTEADIQAKQQEEAGDILRNFIDELDVDEELAQVLVEEGFTSLEEIAYVPMEEMLGIEGFDEDIVNELRTRAKDRLLTKAIANEEKLADAQPAEDLLALDGMDKELAVELAVRGVITREDLAEQSIDDLLDIDGIDEERAGKLIMAARAHWFE
- the infB gene encoding translation initiation factor IF-2, with translation MTQVTVKELAQVVATPVERLLQQMREAGLSHTSAEQVVTDNEKQALLAHLKSSHGAKVDEPRKITLQRKTTTKLKVGGSKTISVEVRKKKTFVKRSAEEIEAEQRREAEEQRAAEEAARLKAEQEARERAEEEARRQAESAKPQSEAPAPAAVEPAVSAEPAPVAVEPVAPAPERKKEEPRRVEKPRSDDDERRDRKHAQHRPSLKTKAPLARTVRTGEDEADGFRRGGRGKSKLKKRNQHGFQSPTGPVVREVSIGETITVAELAQQMSVKAAEVIKFMFKMGSPVTINQVLDQETAQLVAEELGHKVKLVSDNALEEQLAELLKFEGESVSRAPVVTVMGHVDHGKTSLLDYIRRAKVAVGEAGGITQHIGAYHVETERGMVTFLDTPGHAAFTAMRARGAKATDIVILVVAADDGVMPQTQEAVQHAKAAGVPIVVAVNKIDKPDANPDNIKNGLAALDVIPEEWGGDTPFIPVSAKMGTGVDELLEAVLLQAELLELKATPSAPGRGVVVESRLDKGRGPVATVLVQDGTLRQGDMVLCGVNFGRVRAMLDENGKPVKEAGPAIPVEILGLDGTPEAGDDLTVVADEKKAREVALFRQGKFREVKLARAHAGKLENIFETMGQDEKKTLNIVLKADVRGSLEALQGSLNGLGNDEVQVRVVGGGVGGITESDANLALASNAVLFGFNVRADAGARKIVEAEGLDMRYYNVIYDIIEDVKKALTGMLGSDVRENILGIAEVRDVFRSPKFGAIAGCMVTEGMVHRNRPIRVLRDDVVIFEGELESLRRFKDDVAEVRAGMECGIGVKSYNDVKVGDKIEVFEKVEVARSL